A genomic stretch from Ureibacillus composti includes:
- a CDS encoding S1-like domain-containing RNA-binding protein, with amino-acid sequence MNELKSGEVVELTVLEEQGSRWILTNGVDEIPVNSSEINEPLTVGDRIKVFLYADRRGDIQATTVIPHILQGEYGWARVIKVSKKEGAYVDIGTTREVLVKDEDLPIIDVWPEVGDHLFMTLRTDRNGDLYGRLATEEKVNELYEGASEELYNKNIKARPYRLLPVGSFLLGVERPYRIFVHNSEMESEPRLGQEVEVRIIAVKEDGTLNGSMMPRNYERLGQDAEKILQYLKSVDGKMPFGDKSTPEEILEMFDMSKGAFKRALGTLMKTGRIKQQDGWTELI; translated from the coding sequence ATGAACGAATTGAAATCTGGTGAAGTTGTAGAACTTACTGTACTTGAAGAACAAGGGTCACGTTGGATATTGACAAATGGTGTCGATGAAATCCCCGTAAACAGTTCAGAAATAAATGAACCACTTACTGTTGGAGATCGAATTAAGGTATTTCTTTATGCTGACCGACGAGGTGACATACAAGCTACTACAGTAATTCCTCACATATTACAAGGTGAGTACGGATGGGCACGAGTAATCAAAGTTTCGAAAAAAGAAGGAGCTTATGTCGATATTGGTACTACACGTGAAGTTCTTGTTAAGGATGAAGACCTTCCTATCATAGATGTTTGGCCAGAGGTAGGCGACCATTTATTTATGACACTCCGTACAGATCGAAATGGAGATTTATATGGTCGATTAGCTACAGAGGAGAAAGTGAATGAGCTTTATGAGGGTGCATCTGAAGAATTGTACAATAAAAACATAAAAGCTCGACCATATCGACTCTTACCAGTAGGTTCATTTTTACTTGGAGTAGAAAGACCATACCGAATATTTGTGCACAATTCGGAAATGGAGTCAGAGCCAAGACTTGGGCAAGAAGTCGAGGTACGAATAATTGCTGTAAAAGAAGATGGTACATTGAACGGATCAATGATGCCTAGAAATTATGAGCGTCTAGGACAGGATGCGGAAAAAATATTACAGTACTTAAAAAGTGTCGATGGAAAAATGCCATTTGGAGATAAATCTACACCAGAAGAGATTTTAGAGATGTTTGATATGAGTAAAGGTGCATTCAAACGTGCGTTAGGAACTTTAATGAAAACTGGTAGAATAAAACAACAAGATGGATGGACTGAACTAATATAA
- the mntR gene encoding transcriptional regulator MntR, with product MPTPSMEDHIEQIYLLIENKGYARVSDIAEALSVLPSSVTKMVQKLDKDGYLVYEKYRGLTLTSKGEKLGKRLVKRHELLEQFLRLIGVDEGRIYEDVEGIEHHLSWDSIDRIADLVQLLEEDAEFVKKLEAMKAAQ from the coding sequence ATATATTTATTAATTGAAAATAAAGGATATGCGCGGGTGTCTGACATAGCTGAAGCATTATCGGTTCTACCTTCCTCCGTAACAAAAATGGTCCAAAAATTAGATAAAGACGGATACTTAGTATACGAAAAATATAGAGGGCTAACACTAACTTCAAAGGGTGAGAAACTTGGCAAGCGTCTTGTGAAAAGACATGAGCTACTGGAGCAGTTTTTACGACTTATTGGAGTAGATGAGGGACGTATTTATGAGGATGTTGAAGGAATTGAACATCATTTAAGTTGGGACTCAATTGATCGTATTGCTGATTTAGTCCAATTACTAGAAGAAGATGCTGAGTTTGTGAAAAAACTTGAAGCTATGAAAGCAGCACAATAA